From one Marmota flaviventris isolate mMarFla1 chromosome 1, mMarFla1.hap1, whole genome shotgun sequence genomic stretch:
- the Dpp9 gene encoding dipeptidyl peptidase 9 has product MRKVKKLRLDNENSEGWRSLSLHSEGAERMSCGAPVTERADAGDMDDPAARFQVQKHSWDGLRSIIHGSRKYSGLIVNKAPHDFQFVQKADESGPHSHRLYYLGMPYGSRENSLLYSEIPKKVRKEALLLLSWKQMLDHFQATPHHGVYSREEELLRERKRLGVFGITSYDFHSESGLFLFQASNSLFHCRDGGKNGFMVSPMKPLEIKTQCSGPRMDPKICPADPAFFSFINNSDLWVANIETGEERRLTFCHRGLSNVLDDPKSAGVATFVIQEEFDRFTGCWWCPTATWEGSEGLKTLRILYEEVDESEVEVIHVPSPALEERKTDSYRYPRTGDKNPKIALKLAEFQTDGQGKIVSARGKELVQPFSSLFPKVEYIARAGWTRDGKYAWAMFLDRPQQRLQLVLLPPALFIPTPESEEQRLAFARAVPQDVQPHVVYEEVTNVWINVHDIFYPFPQPEGTEEFCFLRANECKTGFCHLYKVTAILKSNGYDWTQPLSPGEDEFKSLIKEEIALTSGEWEVLARHGSKIWVNEETKLVYFQGTKDTPLEHHLYVVSYESAGEIVRLTTPGFSHSCSMSQSFDMFISHYSSVSTPPCVHVYKLSGPDDDPLHKQPRFWASMMEAASCPPDYVPPEIFHFHTRSDVRLYGMIYKPHTLQPGKKHPTVLFVYGGPQVQLVNNSFKGIKYLRLNTLASLGYAVVVIDGRGSCQRGLRFEGALKNQMGQVEIEDQVEGLQFVAQKYGFIDLSRVAIHGWSYGGFLSLMGLIHKPQVFKVAIAGAPVTVWMAYDTGYTERYMDVPENNQHGYDAGSVALHVEKLPNEPNRLLILHGFLDENVHFFHTNFLVSQLIRAGKPYQLQIYPNERHSIRCPESGEHYEVTLLHFLQEYL; this is encoded by the exons ATGCGGAAGGTGAAGAAGTTGCGTCTGGACAACGAAAACTCGGAAGGCTGGAGAAG CTTGTCACTGCATTCCGAGGGAGCTGAGAGGATGTCCTGCGGGGCCCCGGTGACGGAGCGGGCCGACGCAGGTGACATGGACGACCCTGCAGCCCGCTTCCAGGTGCAGAAGCACTCGTGGGACGGGCTCCGCAGCATCATCCACGGCAGCCGCAAGTACTCGGGCCTCATTGTCAACAAGGCCCCGCACGACTTCCAGTTTGTGCAGAAGGCAGACGAGTCGGGCCCCCACTCCCACCGCCTCTACTACCTGG GGATGCCCTACGGCAGCCGGGAGAACTCCCTCCTCTACTCGGAGATCCCCAAGAAGGTGCGCAAGGAGGCCCTGCTGCTGCTGTCCTGGAAGCAGATGCTGGACCACTTCCAG GCCACGCCCCACCACGGGGTGTACTCacgggaggaggagctgctgcggGAGCGGAAGCGCCTGGGCGTCTTCGGCATCACCTCCTACGACTTCCACAGCGAGAGCGGCCTCTTCCTCTTCCAGGCCAGCAACAGCCTCTTCCACTGCCGGGACGGCGGCAAGAACGGCTTCATG GTGTCCCCCATGAAGCCCCTGGAGATCAAGACCCAGTGCTCGGGGCCCCGGATGGACCCCAAGATCTGCCCCGCAGACCCCGCCTTCTTCTCCTTCATCAACAACAGCGACCTATGGGTGGCCAACATCGAGACGGGCGAGGAGCGGCGACTGACCTTTTGCCACAGGG GTTTGTCCAATGTCCTGGACGACCCCAAATCTGCTGGCGTCGCCACCTTCGTCATCCAGGAGGAGTTCGACCGCTTCACAGGCTGCTGGTGGTGTCCTACGGCCACCTGGGAAG GGTCAGAAGGCCTCAAGACGCTGCGCATACTGTATGAGGAAGTGGACGAGTCGGAGGTGGAAGTCATCCATGTCCCCTCTCCTGCCTTGGAGGAGCGGAAGACGGACTCCTACCGCTACCCCAGGACAGGCGA CAAGAATCCCAAGATCGCCCTGAAGCTGGCCGAGTTCCAGACGGACGGTCAGGGCAAG ATCGTGTCGGCTCGTGGGAAGGAGCTGGTGCAGCCCTTCAGCTCGCTGTTCCCCAAGGTGGAGTACATCGCCAGGGCTGGGTGGACCCGGGACGGCAAGTA cgCCTGGGCCATGTTCCTGGACCGGCCGCAGCAGCGACTCCAGCTGGTCCTCCTCCCGCCTGCCCTGTTCATCCCGACCCCTGAGAGCGAAGAGCAGCGGCTGGCCTTCGCCAGAGCGGTCCCCCAGGACGTGCAGCCACACGTGGTGTACGAGGAGGTCACCAACGTCTGGATCAAT GTGCACGACATCTTCTACCCCTTCCCTCAGCCTGAGGGCACCGAGGAGTTCTGCTTCCTCCGAGCCAATGAGTGCAAGACTGGCTTCTGCCACCTGTACAAAGTCACCGCCATCCTCAAGTCCAACGGCTATGACTGGACCCAGCCCCTCAGCCCTGGTGAAG atGAATTTAAAAGCCTCATTAAGGAGGAGATCGCTCTGACCAGTGGTGAATGGGAGGTTCTGGCCAGGCACGGCTCCAAG ATCTGGGTCAATGAGGAGACCAAGCTGGTGTACTTCCAAGGCACAAAGGACACGCCACTGGAGCACCACCTCTACGTGGTCAGCTACGAGTCTGCCGGCGAGATCGTGCGCCTCACCACGCCCGGCTTCTCCCACAGCTGCTCCATGAGCCAG AGCTTCGACATGTTCATCAGCCACTACAGCAGCGTGAGCACCCCGCCCTGCGTGCACGTCTACAAGCTGAGCGGGCCCGACGACGACCCCCTGCACAAGCAGCCCCGCTTCTGGGCCAGCATGATGGAGGCAGCCA GCTGCCCCCCGGATTACGTGCCTCCGGAAATCTTCCACTTCCACACGCGGTCGGACGTGCGGCTCTACGGCATGATCTACAAGCCGCACACCCTGCAGCCGGGGAAGAAGCACCCCACTGTGCTCTTTGTGTACGGGGGCCCCCAG GTGCAGCTGGTGAACAACTCCTTCAAGGGCATCAAGTACCTGCGGCTCAACACGCTGGCTTCCCTGGGCTACGCCGTGGTGGTCATCGACGGCCGGGGCTCCTGCCAACGAGGGCTTCGGTTCGAAGGGGCCCTGAAAAACCAGATG GGCCAGGTGGAGATCGAAGACCAGGTGGAGGGCTTGCAGTTCGTGGCGCAGAAGTACGGCTTCATCGACCTGAGTCGCGTGGCCATCCACGGCTGGTCCTACGGGGGCTTCCTCTCGCTCATGGGGCTGATCCACAAGCCCCAGGTGTTCAAG GTGGCCATCGCGGGGGCCCCTGTCACCGTCTGGATGGCCTACGACACAGGGTACACGGAGCGCTACATGGACGTTCCAGAAAACAACCAGCATGGCTATGACGCGGGTTCCGTGGCCCTGCACGTGGAGAAGCTGCCCAACGA GCCCAACCGCCTGCTCATCCTTCACGGCTTCCTGGACGAAAACGTGCACTTTTTCCACACCAACTTCCTCGTCTCCCAGCTGATCCGGGCCGGGAAGCCCTACCAGCTCCAG ATCTACCCCAACGAGAGACACAGCATCCGCTGCCCCGAGTCGGGCGAGCACTACGAGGTCACGCTGCTGCACTTCCTGCAGGAATACCTCTGA